ATTCCTAGATCCATCATTTAAGGCCGGTTTTTGAAAGTTTGTAAGCAAGGTTTCTccattcatgttgcccttctctgtatacctttAATATCCCCAATTAGTCCTATTTGGGAcgagtcccacacacttaagcaatttTACAGAATATTCTTTGTAGATTAACTGTGCTTCCCCCGTATGCTACCAATAAAATTAAGCCTACCATCTGCTTTACTCACGACTGAATCtctgcgatcatttcatttcatattcctacaagaTGTTACAAACATTTTTCATATGAGTAGGCCGATTCTAGCTCAATGCTATTATAGTATCGGATACtactttatttcattttgtgaCACCTACAatattccccatgaaccatggagcttgccgttggtggggaggcttgcctgcctcaacgatacagatagccgtaccgtaagtgcaaccacaacggaggggtatctgttgagaggccagacaaacgtgtggttcctgaagaggggcagcagccttttcagtagttgcaggggcaacagtctggatgattgaccgacctggccttgcaacattaacgaaaacggccttgctgtgctggtactgcgaacggctgaaagcaagaggaaactatggccgtaatttttcctgagggcatgcagctttactgtatagataaatgatgatggcgtcctcttgggtaaaatattccggaggtaaaatagtcccccattcggatctccgggcggggactactcaagaggacgtcattatcaggaaaaagaaaactggcattctacggatcggagcatggaatgtcagatcccttaatcgggtaggtagatcagaaaatttgaaaaggcaaatggagaggttaaagttagatatagtgggaattagtgaagttcggtggcaggaggaacaagacttttggtcaggtgaatacagggttataaacacaaaatcaaataggggtaatgcaggagtaggtttaataatgaataaaaaaaataggagtgcgggtaagctactacaaacagcatagtgaacgcattattgtggccaagatagacacgaagtccatgcctactacagtagtacaagtttatatgccaactagctctgcagatgatgaagaaattgaacaaatgtatgatgagataaaaaaaattattcaggtagtgaagggagacgaaaatttaatagtcatgggtgactggaattcgagagtaggaaaagggagagaaggaaacatagtaggtgaatatggattggggctaagaaatgaaagaggaagccgcctggtagaattttgcgcagagcataacttaatcatagctaacacttggtttaataatcatgaaagaagattgtatacatggaagaaccctggagataatagaaggtatcagatagattatataatggtaagacagagatttaggaaccaggttttaaattgtaagacatttccaggggcagatgtggactctgaccacaatctattggttatgaactgtaaattaaaactgaagaaactgcaaaaaggtgggaatttaaggagatgggacctggataaactgaaagaacctgagtttgtacagagtttcagggagagcataagggaacaactgacaggaatgggggaaagaagtacagtagaagaagaatgggtagctctgagggatgaagtagtgaaggcagcagaggatcaagtaggtaaaaagacgagggctagtagaactccttgggtaacagaagaaatattgatcttaattgatgaaaggagaaaatataaaaatgcagtaaatgaagcaggcaaaaaggaatacagacgtctcaaaaatgagattgacaggaagtgcaaaatggctaagcagggatggctagaggacaaatgtaaggatgtagaggcttatctcactaggggtaagatagatactgcctacaggaaaattaaagagaccattggggaaaagagaaccacttgtatgaatatcaagagctcagatggaaacccagttctaagcaaagaagggaaagcagagaggtggaaggagtatatagagggtctatacaagggcgatgtacttgaggacaatattatggaaatggaagaggatgtagataaagatgaaatgggagatacgatactgcgtgaagattttgacagagcactgaaagacctgagtcgaaacaaggcaccgggagtagacaacattccattagaactactgacggccttgggagagccagtcctgacaaaactctaccacctggtgagcaagatgtatgagacaggcgaaataccctcagacttcaagaagaatataataattccaatcccaaagaaagcaggtgttgacagatgtgaaaattaccgaactatcagtttaataagtcacagctgcaaaatactaacgcgaattctttacaaacgaatggaaaaactggtacaagctgaccttggggaagatcagtttggattccgtagaaatattggaacacatgaggcaatactgaccttatgacttatcttagaagaaagattaaggaaaggcaaacctacgtttctagcatttgtagacttagagaaagcctttgacaatgttgactggatactctctttcaaattctaaagttggcaggggtaaaatacagggagcgaaaggctatttacaatttgtacagaaaccagatggcagttataagagtcgaggggcacgaaagggaagtagtggttgggaagggagtgagacagggttgtagcctctccccgatgttattcaatctgtatattgagcaagcagtaaaggaaacaaaagaaaaattcagagtaggtattaaaatccatggagaagaaataaaaacattgaggttcgccgatgacaatttaattctatcagagacagcaaaggagttggaagaggagttgaacggaatgggcagtgtctcgaaaggaggatataagatgaatatcaacaaaagcaaaacgaggataatggaatgtagtcgaattaagtcgggtgatgctgagggaattagattaggaaatgaggcacttaaagtagtaaaggagttttgctatttggggagcaaaataactgatgatggtcgaagtagagaggatataaaatgtagactggcaatggcaaggaaagtgtttctgaagaacagaaatttgttaacatcaagtatagatttaagtatcaggaagtcgtttctgaaagtgtctgtatggagtgtagccacgtatggaagtgaaacatggacggtaaatattttggacaagaagagaatagaagcttttgaaatgtggtgctacagaagaatgctgaagattagatgggtagatcacgtaactaatgatgaagtactgaatagaattggggagaagaggagtatgtggcaaaacttgacaaaaaggagggaccggttagtaggacatgttctgaggcatcaagggatcacaaatttagcattggagggctgcgtggagggtaaaaatcatagagggagaccaagagatgaatacactaagcagattcagaatgatgtgggctgcagtaagtacagggagacgaagaagcttgcacaggatagggtagcatggagggctgcatcaaaccagtctcaggactgaagaccacaacaacaagaacaacaattgtacatttctgaacatttaaagcaagcttccaaacttgcaccactttgaaatcttatcaagctctgactgaatGTTTAAGCAACTTCTTTACGACAATActtcatagataactgcatcatctacataaAGCCTGATTTTAATATTACTACAGTCAGCAAGGTCACTAATTTAcagtatgaacagcaagggtcccaacacgttTCTCTAGCACACACccaaaagttacttctacatttgacgatgactccatccaagataaaatgctgcATCTTCCCTACCAAAATGTCCCCAATCCAGTAACATATTTCACTTGATAGTCCATATGAttgcacttttgacaataagcacaggTGTGGCACTCCATCAAATGCttatcagaaatcaagaaatacagcacctACCTGGCTGCCTTGATCGAAGGatttcagtacatcatgtgagaaaagtgcaagtcggGTTTCACAGATCGATGTTTTAGAATCCACACTGGCTGGCACTGAGGATGtcactctgttcaagatacctcattatgattTAGCTCataatatgttccaagattctacaataaactgatgttgaggatattgggcagtagttttgtggatcacttctactacccttcatgTAAACGGTTATGATCTGTGCTTTCATCCAACTACTGAAAATGGTGTTTTGTCTGAGGGATCTTCCAACTATTGAGCATggtttttttgttcgagggatctttgacagattatagttagaagatggTCTGTGACCTTTTGTATCACTTAAGAACTTAGTGTTGGCCATTGTTCAGATCTTGGAAATTCTAACTCTGTCATTTCTGTACATATATAGTTCATCATagtatttgttgttgacaatactaactcattcagaaaaaaaactgcaatattCAGCCAGTGTATACTAGAAAGAAAAACCAAATgcacttggataacacttccttaagCACTGTACAGAATGATGAGCACTTTTGGCAAGTTTCATTTTCAATGGGCTTCCAGTAGAATTGAAAAACAATGATAAAATCCACGTATTCATTACAAACTATTATGCACACAAGTTCCTTGAAATAGTACGCTACATTTCTATATCACATATTATTTATTCGTACTGTATTGGAATAGACATGGCCTATATTCAGTGTCCTAGACAGAGTGCTAGGTCCCATGCACTGACCACTGGTGGGCAATGCCCAGCAACTTCAGCAACAACGAGCCACTTCTGTACCCCCACTTCTGCATGTCAACGACCTGGGACTCCAGCCAACCTTCAGTAAGCTTCTCCAGTTTGACCTACAAACATAACGTAGCCATTGAATCTGTCATTGGCCTCTGTTATAGACATTTCCATGTGACACAAAAACCACAAAAACATGGTCCTGTCAGCCAAATCTGCATCAGACACCTTCATTTAGACCCATGGAGTCCAGGCTATCATTGTCAAACAGCTGGGCAGTAGTATGACATCCAGTCTGTGCTTGTCAGCATCATATCAAAGACGCTGCTGTCACCGAGCCTCAAATCTCTGGCCATTGCCTTACTGCCCAGATACCTGGGTAGCTCAGCACTCTGTAGCCTTCACGGATGTACAATGCAGGGTCCACTCCTCCTTGCCTCTGACAACATTCTAATGGGTGATCCCTTCACCCTGTGTCATTGGGGACAGATACAGCCAGCCGTATTCCCGGTGACAGAAGCCATGTCAGGCAGTCAACTAAGGACTGGCTAACACAGGACTCCATCAACTCTCAGCAGTGCCAGCAATAGCACATGGCCAGTGCTAAggcctacatttatttattttatttatccatctgttgacaataaatattgtatggatgttgtcaagggtacatgtaagccatttcaaagaaatgggacacaaacaatatacacgtaaaaaagtacaaaacaaaataatacaataaaattaatatagcctatatacatccctacctgttattttaaatgcatagtctgtttttcataaggctttagtttaatcctccctaaacggcaagtccttatacagggtgttacaaaaaggtacgaccaaactttcaggaaacattcctcacacacgaataaagaaaagatgttatgtagacatgtgtccggaaacacttaatttccatgttagagctcattttagtttcgtcgtccacctacgctcaatggagcacgttatcatgatttcatatgggatactctacctgtgctgctagtacatgtgcctttacaagtacgacacaacatgtggttcatgcatgaaggagctcctgcacatttcagtcgaagtgttcgtacgcttctcaacaacagattcggtgaccggtggattggtagaggcggaccaattccattgcctccactctctcctgacctcaaccctcttgactttcatttatgagggcactTGTACGCTCTTGTCtaggcaaccccggtaccaaatgtagagactcttcgtgctcgtattatggacggctgtgatacaatacgccattcgccgaggctgcatcagcgcatcagggattccatgcgacggagggtggatgcatgtatcctagctaacggaggacattttgaacatttcctgtaacaaagtgtttgaagtcacgctggtacgttctgtttctgcgtgtttccattccatgattaatgtgatttgaagagaagtaagaaaatgatctctaacatggaaagtaagcgtttctggacacatgtccacataacattttctttctttttgtgtgaggaatgtttcctgaaagtttggccatacctttttgtaacaccctgtatacacaacactgcttaagtatatatttacatcacacaacagctgtcatTTAAGTATGTAaaggtaatgaatgattaggtaatgaatgattaggtaatgaatgattaggtacagaCAGAgaattttccattttgcctttacaaatatcatcagaaaaaatttattgacctacatagtcatttacagaataaaaacattgttctactagacattttttaaattctgttttaaatttgttatcatattctaactgcctgatgttgactggcagtgcgttgtacagttttgcaccaatatggctcacatgcctttatgtatttgttctttttgttcgctgagtatggagtgctgcgctattacgggtattgtagttatgaaagtcggcatttgtctgaaaatctgcaatgtgtgtcctgacatacaatacacatttctatatgtataatgatggtatagtaagtgttctaagctttttgaatatgggtttgaagtgtgtctgtggatgactgagttattattcggatggccctcttctgcaacaaaaaaatctgttttaggcgccctgttgtggaaccccaaaatattattccgtatgtgggAAGAGCTTGAAAATAGCCGAAATATGCCATTCTGCCACCCTTGAGGTTAGCGTAACAGGTGATGATATATCCATGCATTTGCAATGCTTACCATCAAAACTAGCAGCATGAAAGGCTAATGAATGTAAATAAACAGTAATGAAGGGTTTCTTATAACCACAGGGTGGCTTCTCTGCTCTACCTTCTCACCTATTTGGTGGAGAATCACTCCCCACACCTAGCCATCCTACATACCCTCTTATattttctcagaactttttttacattttattaatgaTTCCATTTTGAACAAACAAAGGTCTGTTAATAATCTGCCCCCATGtcaccaacattatttaaaatctatatgcACAAGTCTTGCGACATGGTCTCACAAATGCAAATTGAGGGGGCTAGGAATTGAAGATTGAGTTTATTTACATCACCTACTACTTGCTAATGATCAAAAAGTTATAGCACAATATGGAGAAGACCCAAATTATAAATGTAATCAGTTAGCAATAGAATACACGCACTGGGGATTGAAGATTAATTATTAGAAAACAGAATACCTCACTAACGATCCAGATGACTTACATATTGAGGGAAAGAGAATTAAGAAGGTAAATActttgttatttgggatccattttagaaatggagggaaaatcagatatagaaattaataaaagaattagcAGTGGAAGGAAGATCATTGGGATGCTCAACTCAATCTTATGTAGCATATATAAATTGATACTAGAGAGTGGACACATGGACTACTAAACTGAAATATATAAAACAAACTATAAGCAGTTTGAAaaggacttctggagaagatcagcaaaaatttctagaaaagagaaaataagaaatgacaataaagagaatggaagtaaGAGAAAATACGTGACATGATGGAGAGAAGGAAGTTACATGGCACGGGCATGTAAGAAGAATGGAGGAAAACTATCCTCAAATGGCAACTGGAGGGGAAACAAGAGAAGAGGTCACCCTAAGGCGACATGGCTCCGAAATGTACAATAAACAATGAGGAGAATTAGTGCGGAGGAAGAAGATATGCAATAGCGAAACACAGAGGGGCATCCTGTGGAGATAAATTAAGATCTTATGTAACAGATGTGATAATTTCTGGGTGTTATGTTGGAGAAAAACCTTTGTATAGAGGGAAAtctcaataaataaacaaaattaattatcCCATTTACAGATTTTCTAATCAGACTTCTATAAAATACATATCAACTCATTTCATGGCCAAGCTGTTTTGGCTTGCATGGTACCAGAGAAACAGATAGGCCTAAATGAATGTGACTGGAAAGCTTTATTGCTAAGATAATCAATTTTGTGAAGTCTGTTTAATCAGGGTTACAACTGGTAAAAACTCATTACCAATCAGTGTAAAAATCTTAAGGGATAAGCTATATTTCACATTGACATCCATAGTGCTTCAAACATCTGTGCATCGTAGGACTTTGAGAAGTCTCCAGAAACGGCTAATTTTTGCTTATTAACCACCCACATATATTCATATTTAACCAGTTTTAAACTATGATTAAGTACAAcgctttacaaaagtaactgctgcgTGTTATCCGATTTGCCactgactattggttttgtgaaattatttaacTATGATATCCTTGCAACTCTGTTTCAAATGCTCTCTATGTCTCAACAAATTATTGGTATCTGATGTGTACGATATTTAAGCAGCTAAATAAGGCTAAAACAGGCTGTGTAGATTCCTTAACGTTCAAAACTGTGCCAGCAGATCACAATTTTTGTTCGTCTATTAAACTGTGATTAGACACACTGAGCACTTGTTTCTTGTTCATACGTCAGGTGATTAATACAGATTACAGAGGCGTTTCCACAACGGTTTGACAATATGTTTTAAACATTAACTACCgctacaaatttctcctcttcttcATATTTATGTGATAATGCACTTCCGTGCAGTGGTTTCACTGGTGAATTTAAAGTATGATTAGAAAAGTTGCCTTTTTTAATACTGTGATTCGGAGGGAAGCAAGACTTGTTCTGTGTTCAAACCGTTTTCAAACCAATTAACTGAACATTCATGCAAGGTGATTAGAGCAACCATGGGGATCTGAACATATTCCTTCCTAACGCGGGGCCATCGATGTTTCGAATAATGAATGCTTCTCAACATATAAGTTTGATGAAAGTTGGTGACATTCGGGCAAATTCGTTGTTTGTTAATAGCTTTTCTGACTCTGCATTAGGTATCTTGACTCTTAAATAAACTGCAGAAAAATCCTATTACTACCACAGTACATCTACCTGTAGTTCCAACCATTAAATCTAAAGCAACCTGTCTAGTTAACTACAATATAAAAACTGTACCACTAGGCAACAGACATCAGGCCATTTAGCGGCCACAAGTATAGATCGCCCTAAAAAGTAAGAACGAGGTGAACATGCAGAAGGGTTACGAGCGCATACATGCAACACATGACGAACATCAAGCAATTAAATTTCCATACGCATTAGTCTCTTAACATTTGTCGATCAATAACTATTGCTACACCAGCAACAGATACAAGTCAGTCACTAAATGTAGTTGGTAAACATGCAAAAATAATTGCCCCTTTATGATTAACGTGATCTCTGACCAAAGATAACTGCGGTTATGAGATGGTAGAACATTGTTTATGGGAATAAAAGTGATAGCGACGGAAAAGTTACTATTTAAGTGTGATATATTCCAATGATGTTGTAAAAAAAAGTTTTCACAATTGCATGTTTTCGGTATTGCTATTCTTGCTTTGCATCTTCGAGAATGACTGAATACAAACTGGTTGTTGTGGGTGCGGGTGGCGTTGGGAAAAGTGCATTGACAATTCAACTTATACAAAATCATTTTGTGGACGAATATGATCCTACAATAGAAGATTCTTATAGGAAACAGGTTGTGATTGACGGAGAGACGTGTTTGTTAGACATATTGGACACAGCAGGTCAAGAAGAATATAGTGCTATGAGAGACCAATATATGAGGACTGGTGAAGGTTTTCTTTTAGTTTTCGCAGTTAACAGTGCAAAATCCTTTGAAGATATTGGAACTTATCGCGAGCAGATCAAAAGGGTTAAAGATGCAGAAGAAGTCCCGATGGTTTTAGTTGGGAATAAGTGTGACCTACCAT
The genomic region above belongs to Schistocerca americana isolate TAMUIC-IGC-003095 chromosome 7, iqSchAmer2.1, whole genome shotgun sequence and contains:
- the LOC124622108 gene encoding GTPase HRas-like, which codes for MTEYKLVVVGAGGVGKSALTIQLIQNHFVDEYDPTIEDSYRKQVVIDGETCLLDILDTAGQEEYSAMRDQYMRTGEGFLLVFAVNSAKSFEDIGTYREQIKRVKDAEEVPMVLVGNKCDLPSWVVDTNQAREIAKQYGIPFVETSAKTRMGVDDAFYTLVREIRKDKEHRGREKRKRLRGTHKKKRCCLL